A region of Pelagicoccus sp. SDUM812003 DNA encodes the following proteins:
- a CDS encoding UvrD-helicase domain-containing protein, with product MIELSPGTTLIEASAGTGKTYTLCRIALQLTVQKGVTLDRILAVTFTEAATEELASRFHELYQTCLRELETGKLEEEILLELAACGDFDREQAIRALRFSLDVFDEAPISTIHSFCKRALDLISLETKSPLDAELVPVEKPLIDRLRSEYIRERVLESSLALSLALPSQRDFSEKLEEIGRWSSSHPSSKLHPTPPPVDIAGLDRRVEALPGAVQELLARADALGPSLKKNSRVAKQLVASDSSLSLIAKRGYLLPSDLAALKDLGSDTWSKALNKSGQGLEPPSAFALIDVINDQLQNAFSSLAFHYGSWLRQQLEEAKQRANIITFNDLLHSLHRALKSDEHGTVADLIGSRYDAVLIDEFQDTDIVQLEIAKTLFGDGKHYLFYIGDPKQSIYRFRGADIYAYFSGAQSDSGKKLTLAKNYRSDPKLIDAVNHLFTQARAGFVDERIVYTPVQAGKTDTSCPFRSTSPFHIEHLMLEGDPNKAPGRQEYAKALAERAAEDFSVRLNADPDLRANQVAFLVNSHKEADTLAIALNRRGISCSIRSERGVFKSEEAEIMKQLLASLSSPSRISLKKGLVATISLSVVVDKLVDESVQASLAPFFEYISEWSNNWENANFDVSFRRLLSLLPSFIATSNHGQWERRLANLHHLAEHLSETHSADRLSPLALLNWLERESQSESSDRDDSQVRLVSDQGKPQIITIHKSKGLQFPLVILPFIGLRRLRRDPRLESYHNEDGSLVLDMDIQSDENRLAAARRESLAEDIRLIYVALTRAEHENILYLCPEEISAHARVLSSSFAQFLLGDEDATSENLAAFLQTLAQRSEGALSYGQSPLFETETTVCDRSFDGSFASFKERLPVSIKQIPSPHRVLSFSAISKFAHRELESSYGLSQASESKNDEPNEETEDDLDDPVVPVEETNRGPSIFTLPKGVRAGDLLHLILERYDFSQPETLARVTESVFDELNFQPRSYDAIVATQIGIVTQTELPSPFGAFRLADIAPSQRLAELEFSYPVSGDILKSIGQALSGEDRGLIPETWAKRLSTIDMPLIASMLRGFIDLVFEREGRLYILDWKSNYLGDHPQSYDETAMREAMAEHDYFLQYLLYCVALKRYLSWKFPEDSFTDRFGGVYYLFVRGMSLGKQTGIYFDRPPHSLLDALDTALTMPDPQTLAK from the coding sequence ATGATTGAACTCTCCCCAGGAACGACATTGATCGAGGCGAGCGCTGGTACCGGAAAAACCTATACGCTTTGCCGAATCGCTTTGCAGCTCACGGTGCAAAAAGGCGTCACTCTCGATCGAATTCTCGCTGTCACCTTCACCGAAGCGGCTACCGAAGAGCTCGCCAGCCGGTTCCACGAGCTTTATCAAACCTGTCTCCGAGAATTGGAGACAGGAAAGCTGGAAGAGGAAATCCTTCTCGAACTCGCAGCTTGCGGCGACTTCGATCGCGAACAAGCCATCCGAGCATTGCGTTTCAGTCTGGACGTCTTCGACGAGGCGCCGATCTCGACCATTCACAGTTTTTGCAAACGCGCTCTCGACCTCATTTCGCTGGAAACGAAATCCCCGCTGGATGCGGAACTGGTTCCCGTCGAAAAGCCGCTCATCGATCGATTGCGGTCCGAATACATTCGCGAACGCGTTCTCGAATCTTCGCTCGCTCTCAGCCTAGCCCTTCCGAGTCAGCGCGACTTTTCCGAAAAGCTGGAGGAAATCGGGAGATGGAGCTCCAGCCATCCGAGTTCGAAGCTTCATCCAACCCCGCCACCTGTCGATATCGCTGGCCTGGACAGACGGGTCGAAGCCTTGCCCGGAGCCGTGCAAGAGCTGCTCGCTCGAGCCGACGCCCTCGGGCCTTCGCTGAAAAAGAACTCGCGCGTCGCGAAGCAGCTCGTCGCCTCGGACAGCTCGCTATCCCTGATCGCGAAGCGCGGCTACCTGCTGCCCAGCGATTTGGCTGCCCTGAAGGACTTGGGCAGCGACACCTGGTCCAAGGCGCTGAACAAGTCCGGACAAGGATTGGAGCCACCTTCCGCTTTCGCTCTGATCGACGTAATCAACGATCAACTACAGAATGCGTTTTCGTCATTGGCATTTCACTACGGTAGCTGGCTACGACAGCAGCTCGAAGAAGCCAAGCAGCGAGCGAACATCATCACCTTCAATGATTTGCTCCACTCGCTGCACCGCGCCCTGAAAAGCGATGAACATGGGACTGTCGCAGATCTGATCGGGTCCCGATACGACGCTGTTCTGATCGACGAGTTTCAGGATACCGACATCGTGCAGCTCGAGATCGCAAAAACGCTGTTCGGCGACGGCAAGCACTACCTCTTTTACATCGGCGACCCGAAACAATCGATCTACCGCTTCCGTGGGGCCGACATCTACGCCTATTTCAGCGGAGCCCAAAGCGATTCCGGCAAAAAGCTCACCCTAGCGAAAAACTACCGCTCGGATCCGAAGTTGATCGATGCGGTCAACCATCTCTTCACCCAGGCCCGCGCCGGTTTCGTCGATGAACGAATCGTCTACACACCGGTGCAAGCGGGGAAAACCGACACCAGCTGCCCGTTTCGGTCCACCTCCCCCTTTCACATCGAGCATCTGATGCTCGAAGGGGATCCCAACAAAGCGCCAGGCCGGCAGGAGTACGCCAAAGCCCTCGCCGAGCGCGCCGCCGAAGACTTCTCCGTTCGCCTCAACGCGGATCCCGATCTCCGAGCGAACCAGGTCGCGTTTCTCGTGAACAGTCACAAGGAAGCGGATACGCTAGCTATTGCCCTGAACAGACGCGGCATTTCTTGCTCGATTCGCTCGGAGCGTGGCGTGTTCAAGAGCGAGGAAGCGGAGATCATGAAGCAGCTTCTCGCGTCCCTATCTTCGCCCTCGAGAATCAGCTTGAAAAAAGGGCTTGTCGCCACGATCAGCCTCTCCGTCGTGGTCGACAAGCTGGTCGACGAATCGGTTCAGGCTAGCCTCGCTCCATTCTTTGAATACATTTCCGAATGGTCAAACAACTGGGAAAACGCGAACTTCGACGTCTCCTTTCGCAGACTGCTCTCGCTCCTGCCTTCCTTCATCGCTACATCAAATCATGGGCAATGGGAGCGGCGACTCGCGAACTTGCACCACCTCGCCGAACACCTTTCGGAGACTCATAGCGCCGACCGCCTTAGCCCGCTAGCTCTGCTAAACTGGCTGGAAAGGGAGAGCCAATCGGAGTCAAGCGACCGCGACGACTCGCAAGTCCGCTTGGTATCCGATCAAGGCAAGCCGCAAATCATCACCATCCACAAGAGCAAAGGCCTGCAGTTTCCGCTCGTCATCCTGCCCTTCATCGGACTGCGACGTCTGCGACGAGATCCGCGACTGGAGAGCTATCACAACGAAGATGGTTCGCTCGTCCTGGATATGGACATACAGAGCGACGAAAACCGGCTTGCCGCCGCTCGCAGGGAGAGCCTGGCCGAGGACATCCGACTGATCTACGTCGCTTTGACGCGAGCGGAGCATGAGAATATTCTCTACCTCTGCCCGGAGGAGATCTCTGCCCATGCTCGGGTTCTCAGTTCCAGTTTCGCCCAGTTCCTTCTCGGTGATGAAGATGCGACCAGTGAGAACCTAGCGGCGTTCCTTCAAACGCTCGCCCAGCGCTCAGAAGGGGCTCTGAGCTACGGCCAATCGCCCCTTTTCGAAACGGAAACCACCGTTTGCGATAGGAGTTTCGATGGAAGTTTCGCCTCGTTCAAGGAGAGACTTCCCGTATCGATTAAGCAGATACCCTCCCCTCATCGCGTGCTGAGCTTTTCAGCCATCAGCAAGTTCGCCCACCGAGAGTTGGAGTCCAGCTACGGGCTTTCGCAAGCATCCGAAAGCAAGAACGACGAACCGAACGAAGAAACGGAAGACGATCTCGATGATCCCGTAGTCCCTGTCGAGGAAACGAATCGCGGCCCGAGCATCTTCACCTTGCCCAAAGGGGTTCGAGCAGGGGATCTGCTTCACCTGATTTTAGAGCGATACGACTTCTCTCAACCCGAAACCCTCGCCAGGGTCACTGAATCGGTTTTCGATGAATTGAATTTCCAGCCCCGGTCCTACGACGCGATCGTGGCCACCCAGATCGGCATCGTCACCCAGACCGAGCTTCCGTCTCCCTTCGGGGCCTTTCGCCTCGCGGATATCGCTCCCAGCCAGCGTTTAGCGGAGCTTGAGTTTTCGTATCCAGTATCCGGTGACATTCTTAAATCGATCGGCCAGGCGCTTTCCGGCGAAGATCGAGGTCTCATACCGGAAACGTGGGCGAAGCGCCTTTCGACCATCGACATGCCATTGATCGCCTCTATGCTTCGAGGATTCATCGACCTGGTTTTCGAACGCGAAGGACGCCTCTACATTCTCGACTGGAAAAGCAACTACCTTGGCGATCATCCCCAAAGCTACGATGAAACCGCCATGCGGGAGGCGATGGCGGAGCACGACTACTTCCTGCAATACCTGCTCTACTGCGTGGCGCTGAAGCGCTATCTCAGTTGGAAGTTTCCAGAGGACAGTTTCACCGATCGCTTTGGAGGAGTGTACTACCTGTTCGTTCGCGGCATGTCGCTTGGCAAGCAGACAGGCATCTACTTCGATCGACCGCCTCACTCGCTGCTCGACGCTCTCGACACGGCGCTGACCATGCCCGATCCTCAAACGCTAGCCAAATGA
- the recD gene encoding exodeoxyribonuclease V subunit alpha produces the protein MITELPASLSFLNDAPFAASDRMLAFHLKSVWSETEPMILIASALANLALREGNAYLDLKTRPESLDIVPSLKWPTNEEWAELFKRSQVVDSDSGERGLPLVFVAPDSLYLNKYYAYEKELASIIIERTRATFPESVQTSQASGQLSFDALMGVADPSERGKPRPDPVERALTRPFYVITGGPGTGKTTLALRYLNRLMDSWDKPIPPFFATVAPTGKAAARLAESLANGVDRLQLEDERKQLLRGIPCLTIHRLLGPLPHRASFRRDARNPIHQDAIVIDESSMIDLPLMLKLLQATPKSCRILLLGDKDQLASVNVGSVLADILKAGEDIHSPLRNSIERLTRTYRFSEDSAIYRLCTFAQSGDSEGFEALLTQPPEDLEFHPMSADGARLPQAATQSALQRHQALLNEPSAEAALARLTDAITLTPTRQGSFGSMRFNQTVERAIRERDQLSPFEPINAFPIIVLENNYELELFNGDLGIVWLEGEEGAAYAYFAGSDGSTRRFRLSELPRHEAAFALTIHKSQGSEFEHVTCLFGPGESQLHTRELLYTAFSRAKTKLTLFGDLERLSDSIQRSAKRATRLAELINRRAP, from the coding sequence ATGATCACCGAGCTCCCTGCCAGTTTAAGCTTTTTAAACGACGCCCCCTTCGCCGCCTCGGATCGCATGCTCGCCTTCCACCTGAAAAGCGTTTGGTCGGAGACGGAGCCCATGATCCTGATCGCCTCCGCCCTAGCCAACCTTGCTCTGCGCGAGGGAAACGCCTATCTGGACCTGAAAACCAGGCCGGAATCCCTGGACATTGTCCCTTCGCTCAAGTGGCCGACCAATGAGGAATGGGCGGAGCTATTCAAACGCAGTCAAGTCGTCGACTCCGACTCCGGCGAACGCGGCCTGCCTTTGGTATTCGTCGCTCCAGATTCCTTGTATTTGAACAAGTACTACGCTTACGAAAAAGAGCTAGCATCGATCATCATCGAGCGAACCCGAGCGACGTTTCCCGAATCCGTTCAGACCTCGCAAGCCAGCGGACAGCTGAGTTTCGACGCTCTCATGGGCGTCGCCGATCCTTCCGAGCGAGGAAAGCCGCGCCCCGACCCAGTCGAACGAGCTCTTACGCGTCCGTTCTACGTTATCACTGGCGGACCTGGCACCGGAAAAACCACCCTAGCTCTCCGCTACCTCAACCGGCTGATGGATAGCTGGGACAAGCCCATCCCTCCTTTTTTCGCGACCGTCGCCCCAACGGGCAAAGCCGCCGCTCGTCTGGCGGAATCCTTGGCCAACGGTGTCGACCGACTTCAACTCGAAGACGAAAGGAAGCAGCTGCTACGAGGAATACCTTGCCTGACAATCCACCGGCTGCTGGGGCCCTTGCCGCACCGGGCCAGCTTTCGACGCGACGCTCGCAACCCGATCCATCAAGATGCCATCGTGATCGATGAAAGCAGCATGATCGACCTGCCCTTGATGCTCAAGCTACTGCAGGCCACGCCCAAGTCCTGCCGGATTCTGCTGCTTGGCGACAAGGATCAGCTCGCCAGCGTCAATGTCGGCTCGGTTCTCGCCGACATCCTGAAGGCAGGGGAAGACATACATTCGCCTTTGAGAAACAGCATCGAGCGTCTGACCAGGACGTATCGATTCAGCGAGGACAGCGCTATCTATCGCTTGTGCACGTTTGCCCAGAGCGGCGATTCGGAGGGCTTCGAAGCCCTGTTGACTCAGCCGCCCGAAGACCTGGAGTTCCATCCGATGTCAGCCGATGGAGCGCGTCTGCCACAAGCTGCCACCCAGTCGGCTCTGCAGCGCCACCAGGCCCTCCTCAACGAGCCGAGCGCGGAAGCGGCCCTCGCGCGGTTGACCGACGCCATCACCTTGACCCCAACCCGCCAAGGCTCCTTCGGTTCCATGCGCTTCAATCAAACCGTCGAGCGAGCGATCCGCGAGCGCGACCAGCTATCCCCGTTCGAACCCATCAACGCGTTCCCCATCATCGTATTGGAAAACAACTACGAACTGGAACTCTTCAACGGCGACCTTGGCATCGTGTGGCTGGAAGGCGAGGAAGGCGCGGCTTACGCGTATTTCGCTGGCAGCGACGGGTCGACGCGCCGTTTTCGACTCAGCGAGCTTCCTCGGCACGAGGCGGCATTCGCTCTGACCATCCACAAGAGCCAGGGGTCGGAGTTCGAGCACGTCACCTGCCTTTTCGGTCCCGGAGAAAGCCAGCTCCATACCCGGGAGCTCCTCTACACTGCGTTCAGCCGAGCCAAAACCAAACTCACCCTCTTCGGCGATCTGGAGCGCCTCAGCGACAGCATCCAGCGATCCGCAAAACGGGCCACACGGCTGGCTGAACTGATCAACCGCCGCGCCCCTTGA
- the pyrR gene encoding bifunctional pyr operon transcriptional regulator/uracil phosphoribosyltransferase PyrR — MSDIARGPGDSLSFRFTRKGNALYLKGVLVKKTIESQEIKEAIDRMAKAIADAHPKPDNLVLAGIANGGIPLCSLLENALSRRFGTSVPKAVIDISFHRDDIGHHPITKEVQATHMATDPEDSTIILVDDVFFSGRTVRAAIAEVLTIGRPYQVELAVLVDRGNRRLPFAANYTGLVVPTTPAEKVEVNLDLDAFENSKIEILDA, encoded by the coding sequence TTGAGCGACATCGCTCGCGGCCCGGGAGATTCCCTGAGTTTCCGCTTTACCCGAAAAGGCAATGCGCTCTATCTGAAGGGCGTGCTCGTCAAGAAGACCATTGAATCCCAGGAAATAAAGGAGGCTATCGACCGCATGGCGAAAGCGATCGCGGACGCCCATCCCAAGCCGGACAATCTTGTGCTGGCAGGCATCGCCAACGGGGGCATTCCACTCTGCTCGCTGCTGGAAAACGCCTTGTCGCGGCGCTTCGGCACCTCCGTGCCAAAGGCGGTCATCGACATATCGTTTCACCGCGACGACATCGGGCACCACCCCATCACCAAAGAAGTGCAAGCCACCCACATGGCCACCGACCCGGAAGACTCCACCATTATCCTGGTGGACGACGTTTTCTTTTCCGGGCGCACGGTGCGAGCCGCCATAGCGGAGGTCCTCACGATCGGTCGTCCCTACCAGGTGGAGCTGGCGGTTTTGGTCGATCGGGGAAACCGTCGACTGCCCTTCGCCGCCAACTACACCGGCCTGGTCGTGCCTACGACTCCCGCAGAAAAGGTCGAAGTGAACCTCGACCTCGACGCGTTCGAAAACTCCAAGATAGAAATCCTCGACGCCTAG
- a CDS encoding aspartate carbamoyltransferase catalytic subunit, with the protein MPWNRKDLITIEELSVDEINTLFETADAFKKVLGRKTAKTPALRGKHVVNLFFEPSTRTRVAFEMAAKRLSADVTSLDMKTSSATKGETLRDTVENIRALAADIIIIRHSAPGSAGYIAKILDIPVLNAGDGAHEHPTQALLDCFTLREKFGSLEGRKIAILGDILYSRVARSNIWAMKKLGAEVTLVGPSTLVPHEFEQFGVHVSHNLKSALADKDAVMLLRIQHERQNASAFPSLNEYTSMFGLNKERLAWLKKDAIIMHPGPINRGVEIDSELADSEQSVILEQVTNGLAVRMAGLYLCNGGSAEAVVTK; encoded by the coding sequence ATGCCCTGGAATCGCAAAGACCTCATCACCATCGAGGAGCTCTCGGTCGACGAGATCAACACCCTCTTCGAAACCGCCGACGCCTTCAAAAAGGTGCTCGGACGCAAAACCGCCAAGACGCCTGCCCTGCGCGGCAAGCACGTGGTCAACCTCTTCTTCGAGCCCAGCACCCGCACCCGAGTCGCCTTCGAAATGGCGGCAAAACGGCTCAGCGCCGACGTCACCTCGCTGGACATGAAAACCAGCAGCGCCACCAAGGGCGAGACCCTGCGCGACACGGTGGAAAACATTCGAGCCCTCGCCGCGGATATCATCATCATCCGCCATTCCGCACCTGGCTCCGCTGGCTACATCGCCAAGATCCTGGACATCCCGGTGCTCAACGCGGGCGACGGAGCCCACGAGCATCCCACGCAAGCCCTTCTCGACTGCTTCACCCTGCGGGAAAAGTTCGGCTCGCTGGAGGGGCGCAAGATCGCCATCCTGGGGGACATTCTCTACAGCCGCGTAGCCCGCTCCAACATCTGGGCTATGAAGAAGCTGGGAGCGGAAGTCACACTGGTCGGCCCATCGACGTTGGTCCCTCACGAGTTCGAGCAATTCGGCGTGCACGTCTCCCACAATCTGAAATCCGCCTTAGCCGACAAAGACGCTGTCATGCTCCTTCGAATACAGCACGAACGGCAAAACGCCTCCGCGTTCCCGTCCTTGAACGAATACACCAGCATGTTCGGCCTGAACAAGGAGCGCCTCGCTTGGCTGAAGAAGGATGCCATCATCATGCATCCTGGCCCCATCAATCGCGGGGTGGAGATCGACTCCGAGCTGGCGGACTCCGAGCAATCCGTGATCTTGGAACAGGTCACCAACGGCCTCGCCGTCCGCATGGCGGGCCTCTACCTCTGCAACGGAGGGTCGGCCGAAGCAGTTGTCACCAAATAG
- a CDS encoding dihydroorotase: MPATWIKNGRIIDPKNNRDETGDLFIVDGKISARPAQDILDTAEVIDASGLVVCPGLVDLHVHFRVPGQSHKETIRSGTSAAAAGGFTSVVCMPNTSPAVDSAGTVQLIKDVVHREAVVNVFPTGTITVGREGEALAPTGSLASSGIVAITDGGKCVQNAGLMRRAVQYAHMFDIPVIDHCQDYSLSGDGVMNEGLVSAKLGLRGLPKAAEDMIVSRDVILSTHTGAHIHLQHVSSKTAVEIIRRAKARGINVTAEVTPHHISLTDAEVESFNTNFKMNPPLRSEEDRIALLQALEDGTIDCIATGHAPHTDYEKDVEFDYAPFGVIGLETALSLTLAQLYRSERLSLIGALSLLTHRPAEILKLKKGTLSEGADADVTLFDLDETWVPQDKKFFSKSSNSPWIGQELTGKVKTTIVAGRVVFDGTRILAD, from the coding sequence ATGCCCGCCACCTGGATAAAAAACGGCCGCATCATTGACCCGAAAAACAACCGCGACGAAACAGGCGATCTGTTCATCGTCGACGGTAAAATCTCCGCTCGTCCCGCTCAGGACATTTTGGATACGGCGGAGGTCATCGACGCCAGCGGTCTGGTTGTTTGCCCTGGCTTGGTCGACCTGCACGTGCACTTTCGCGTCCCGGGACAGAGCCACAAGGAAACCATCCGCAGCGGCACCTCAGCCGCGGCTGCGGGAGGCTTCACCAGCGTGGTCTGCATGCCGAACACCAGCCCTGCTGTGGACTCGGCTGGGACCGTGCAGCTGATCAAGGACGTGGTGCATCGCGAAGCGGTGGTAAACGTGTTCCCCACCGGAACCATAACCGTAGGGCGAGAAGGCGAAGCCCTGGCGCCCACGGGCTCGCTGGCGAGCTCCGGCATCGTCGCCATCACCGACGGAGGCAAGTGCGTGCAAAACGCCGGCCTGATGCGTCGAGCGGTACAGTACGCGCACATGTTCGACATCCCAGTGATCGACCATTGCCAGGACTACAGCCTCTCGGGCGACGGGGTGATGAACGAAGGACTTGTATCCGCAAAGCTGGGACTGCGCGGTCTGCCCAAGGCTGCAGAGGATATGATCGTCTCCCGCGACGTCATCCTCTCCACCCACACCGGAGCTCACATCCACCTGCAGCATGTCAGCTCCAAGACCGCAGTGGAGATCATCCGACGCGCCAAAGCTCGCGGCATCAACGTCACCGCTGAGGTCACGCCACACCACATCTCGCTCACCGACGCGGAAGTGGAAAGCTTCAACACCAATTTCAAAATGAACCCGCCCCTGCGCAGCGAGGAAGATCGAATCGCCCTGCTGCAAGCTCTGGAGGACGGAACCATCGATTGCATCGCCACCGGACACGCTCCCCACACCGACTACGAGAAGGACGTCGAATTCGACTACGCTCCCTTCGGCGTCATCGGTCTGGAAACCGCCCTCAGCCTCACGCTCGCCCAGCTGTACCGCAGCGAGCGCCTCTCCCTCATCGGAGCCTTGTCCCTGCTCACCCATCGACCAGCGGAAATCCTGAAACTGAAGAAGGGCACATTGAGCGAGGGGGCCGACGCGGACGTCACTCTTTTCGATCTCGACGAAACCTGGGTGCCGCAGGACAAGAAGTTCTTCAGCAAATCGAGCAACTCGCCCTGGATCGGGCAGGAGCTCACGGGCAAGGTCAAGACCACTATCGTCGCAGGTCGCGTCGTCTTCGACGGTACCCGCATCCTCGCTGACTAG
- a CDS encoding isoprenyl transferase, producing MSDISSKANDPQHIGIIMDGNGRWAKQRGYSRPAGHKEGAKTTRKIIDACQDLGIKYLTLYAFSAENWNRPDVEVRALMELLEFFLSRETKTLIKQRVRLHAIGRIEELPERARKALQKAIDATAEFDEWHLVLALNYSSRNEVLDAVRSLAKAAAAGEVDPDSLEWGDVSQHLYTAGLPDPDLIIRTSGETRISNFLLMQSAYSEFYFTDVLWPDFDREQLEKAIATYRCRERRFGKTGEQLSHPAAST from the coding sequence ATGAGCGACATTTCCTCAAAAGCAAACGACCCGCAGCACATCGGAATCATCATGGATGGCAATGGTCGCTGGGCCAAGCAGCGCGGCTACTCCCGTCCCGCGGGACACAAGGAGGGAGCCAAGACGACCCGCAAGATCATCGACGCCTGTCAGGATTTGGGGATCAAGTACCTCACCCTCTACGCCTTTTCCGCCGAAAACTGGAATCGGCCCGACGTGGAAGTCCGGGCCCTGATGGAGCTGTTGGAGTTCTTTCTCAGCCGCGAAACCAAGACCCTCATCAAGCAACGCGTGCGCCTGCACGCCATCGGCCGCATCGAGGAGTTGCCCGAACGTGCCCGCAAAGCCCTGCAAAAGGCCATCGACGCCACCGCGGAGTTCGACGAATGGCACCTGGTGCTGGCCCTCAACTACAGCTCCCGAAACGAGGTGCTCGACGCGGTCAGGTCCCTCGCCAAAGCAGCCGCGGCGGGAGAGGTCGATCCGGATTCTCTTGAATGGGGCGACGTCAGCCAGCATCTTTACACCGCGGGCCTGCCCGACCCAGATCTGATCATCCGCACTTCCGGCGAGACCCGCATAAGCAATTTTCTTCTCATGCAGAGTGCCTATTCGGAATTCTACTTCACTGACGTGCTCTGGCCGGATTTCGACAGGGAACAGCTGGAAAAGGCCATCGCCACCTATCGCTGCCGTGAGCGACGATTTGGCAAAACCGGCGAGCAGTTGTCTCATCCCGCTGCCAGCACCTGA
- a CDS encoding phosphatidate cytidylyltransferase: protein MAKRIFSTLLLWAIVIGLLYFFGPETAVWLIALVSAGTQYELYGLMEKMGRRPFKTFGTVHGTIMILGPFYANKLVSHPVEGLQAGIIAVTIVACCLRILVHREVAERIETLGATLVGLIYVPFMLTFMARLLTLPGQDRMDEGLMLILWLIVTAKFCDVGALLFGKAFGRHKMSPNTSPGKTWEGAIGGCLVSVGLGYAFVSIAGGAFPSFFTPLWAAVFALPIAILSIISDLVESMMKRSAKQKDSGNFIPGIGGAFDLSDSLILTSPTAFLLLGLLK from the coding sequence GTGGCAAAACGCATTTTCAGCACGCTTCTCCTTTGGGCCATCGTCATCGGCCTGCTTTACTTCTTCGGTCCGGAAACCGCCGTCTGGCTCATCGCCTTGGTCAGCGCCGGCACTCAGTACGAGCTCTACGGCTTGATGGAAAAAATGGGGCGCCGCCCCTTCAAGACCTTCGGCACGGTGCACGGCACCATCATGATCCTCGGCCCCTTCTACGCGAACAAGCTGGTCTCGCACCCCGTCGAGGGATTGCAGGCGGGCATCATCGCGGTGACCATCGTGGCCTGCTGCCTGCGCATCCTGGTTCATCGCGAGGTGGCGGAGCGCATCGAGACCTTGGGCGCCACTCTGGTCGGCTTGATCTACGTGCCGTTCATGCTGACCTTCATGGCCCGACTGCTCACCCTGCCGGGCCAGGATCGCATGGACGAGGGCCTGATGCTGATCCTCTGGCTGATCGTCACCGCGAAGTTTTGCGACGTGGGAGCCCTGCTCTTCGGCAAGGCCTTCGGGCGGCACAAGATGTCCCCCAACACCAGTCCGGGGAAGACCTGGGAAGGGGCCATCGGGGGCTGTCTCGTTTCCGTGGGGCTCGGCTACGCCTTCGTTTCGATCGCCGGCGGGGCCTTCCCCAGCTTCTTCACCCCGCTCTGGGCCGCGGTGTTCGCCCTGCCGATCGCCATCTTGTCCATCATCTCCGACTTGGTGGAGAGCATGATGAAACGCTCGGCCAAGCAGAAGGACTCGGGAAACTTCATCCCCGGCATCGGCGGAGCCTTCGATCTGAGCGACTCCCTCATCCTCACCTCTCCCACCGCCTTCCTGCTGCTCGGTCTGCTCAAGTAA